The window CTTGTCCATGGGCTGTCAATCAATTGACATCTCTTTACTGAAAATATTTCctatgtaaataaataaaaaatatacactACATATATTGAATTTTCTTAACTTCAtcatgtatttactttttataTTTCAACACCCCTTATTAAACTTTGACTCCGCCACTAATTGTGATCGTGTTTGGTTGCAGCTTGTGGGGCAAGTGGAGCTCTTTATATCCTAATAGAAGCATTAACAGGGTGTGGATGCATCTATTCATGCTTCTATCGCACAAAGATGAGGAAACAATACATGTTGCCAGAGAGCACTTGTGGAGACTGTATGCTTCATTTCTGCTGTGAATGCTGTGCTTTGTGCCAAGAGTACCGTGAGCTTAAACACCGTGGCTTTGACATGTCTATTGGTAAATATTCCTCCACCAGAGCCAAATTCCCCCCCAAAAATtctctatttcattttatttgactttttcttctttttacttTCTTCAAAAAGGAATGTCACATATTTCAAATTCTTTAGTGACATATTTCTATATCCATAGAAATATCATAATATGTTTAAGATTATATGTTTTAAGGATATGCTTTTGGTATGTATCAAAAAAGAATGGCACTGTAtcatatttcaatttttttttaaaatttaaacttctCACTTTACATGTAGTTTACATGGCTTAGCTTGTTcatatattcatagaaatatcaCGGTAAGTTTAAGACTATATGTTTTAAGAATATACTTTTGTTATGTACcagaaacaatttttttttcttaaacaacACATTTAGTCAAACAACTACTTTATGTTCTTATTTTTATCTAAAATTGATGAGATACTTAAAGTTCTTGTTTTACAACATACAGGTTGGCAGGCAAATATGGAGAACCAAAACAAAGGAATCGGAATGGCTCCGGCAGTTCAAGGAGGAATGACTCGATAAATGGATAGCTTCCTTTGACTTGTTCAGTGTGATCTATtgctctctttttgttgtttttcttttacttatttggGGAGCATAATCCATCTGGATATGCAGTTGCAAGATGTAATATTGGTTGTTGAGTGATGGAGTGTATAATATGAATATTTTCTGTACTGTTCTTCTTTATCCTTATGCCTTTTAGATTCTTTTTCACTTTCTATGATAATCTTCTTTAGTGGAAAATTGTAAGACTTGTACTACTACCTATCTTTTGAGGTAGATGAATAATAACTTTCTCGGTTGGTACTATTGTAACTTTGTTAGTTGACCTAACATTTTTTCTCACCAAACGAAGAAATTGTTTCAAAAATTCTCAAGTTGAAAAATACCTAATAAGAATAATCAATAATCGGTAACGTACTAATAACAATCAAAAGGAGCTGCTCTTGGAAAAAATATGATTGCAGGAATAGAAGAACTGATGACGCTTTTATAgtattcatcttttatccttaAGGAATTTATGTTCTCACTATTTTGTTGCTAGGTGTAGGGGTATACAAAGAAAACGACAAATCGCACCAAATCGATATTCCGAgtcaaattgaaaaaaaaaaattcgatgtGGTTTGGTATTAGAaaataaaacccgaccataattggtttggtttagttttaactaaaaaaagtcaaatagAAAATAAACCAACCCGAcagtacatttatataatttttaaaaatattttatacatataaatatttattgtaatgtaatttataaatatttcttaaacttttttactgttttatcttttaacgtattatttcaagtttagacttaacattcttgaatgataaataaattttatagcccacaaatatagtaactcaaataaagttcaaatcaatactaatgctaacaaaagaaattcaattcaatactaggaatgacgatagtgttgaataattattttagttttatattggtttataatgaaaatgcataacttagtttatccttttctttagtgcttagttatgtaattaatattagtacttattagctatacttattttagcatgacctatataatatt is drawn from Nicotiana tabacum cultivar K326 chromosome 9, ASM71507v2, whole genome shotgun sequence and contains these coding sequences:
- the LOC107815706 gene encoding protein PLANT CADMIUM RESISTANCE 2 codes for the protein MNPSAPSEYVLKSPLPDYGEKPTTGIPVAAASYAPQFQANHNPGTWSTGLCDCFSDVSNCCITCWCPCITFGQIAEIVDKGTTSCGASGALYILIEALTGCGCIYSCFYRTKMRKQYMLPESTCGDCMLHFCCECCALCQEYRELKHRGFDMSIGWQANMENQNKGIGMAPAVQGGMTR